TGGCGATCGGAGTGACTGCGGACGTTGACCTTGAGCCGCACCGGGCCGAAACCCGAGACGGACTCCACCCGGGCGCCCTGCAGGAGCCGCCCGCCGTGCTTCTCGAGTTCGGTGATGAGGCTGTCGAGCACCGGGAGCGGATCCAGCTGCGCCTGATCCGGGAGCCGCGTGCCGCCGTGGAAGGGGAACGGGACGTCGGCGTCGGTGGTCCAGCTGACGGGCAGGCCGGCCTCGCGGGCGGCGCGGAACTCCGCGTCGGCGTCGTCGAGTCCCTTCGCGGACTGCGCGTAGGTGTAGGCGTCCTCGGTCTGGGTCGACAAGCCGTGGCTCTCGCAGTAGTGCAGCAGCCAGCTGAGCCCTTCGCGGTTGCCGGTGACGTAGTCGCGCACGGTCTGGGCGCTGTGCTTGGCGCGGATCCGGGACAGCTTGGTGCCCTGCAACAGGCTGACCTTGCCAGTGGTGTTGCCGGTGGTCCCGTCGCCGACCCGCCGCGCCTCCAGCACCACGACGTTCTTTCCCGACCTGGCCAGCAGTACCGCGGTGACCAGTCCGGTCAGTCCGGCACCCACCACGGCGACGTCGACGGATTCGGCGGCCAGAACCTCTGCTTCGCTGGCGGGCCGCTCAATCCGGCCCGCGTTCCATAGTGACGGCACATTGTGCGATCTACCCGTTTCGCCGCACCATCAACCGCCGTGCCCGGCTCAGCTCTCGGTGATGGCGTGCTCCGGACAGGCCTCGATGGCCTCGCGGACCGCTGCGTGATGCTCGGGTGCGACGTCGTCCTCGATCGCCTCCGCGTACCCCCAGTCGGTCAGCGTGAAGACCTCCGGACACAGCGCGACGCACACTCCGTGCCCGCGGCACAGACCGTCGTTGACCGACACCTTCATCGCCGTACCTCCCGCGGTGTCATGACCGCGCCGCTTCCGGTTCGGCGGGGGTGACCTCCAGATGCAGCTCGGTCAGGCCGCGCAGGATGAAGGTCGGCACGTAGTTGAACCGCCGCGCGCCGGCCGGCCCGTGATGCTCTTCGGAGAGCCGAATGTCGCTGGTGCGGTCCAGGATTCGCTCCAGGCTCACCCGCGCCTCGGCGCGGGCCAGCGGGGCGCCCGGGCAGCTGTGCGGTCCCCGGCCGAAGGCCAGGTGCCGACGGGCATTGCTCCGGTTGATGTCCAGGGTGTTCGGATCCTCGAACTGCGCGGGGTCGCGGTTGGCGGCCCCGTTCATCACCATCACGGTGGCCCCGGCCGGGACATCCACGCCGCCGACGGTGGTCTTGCGCTTGGCCAGCCGGAAGTCGCCCTTGACCGGGCTCTCGAAGCGCAGGCACTCCTCGATGAAGTTGGAGATCTTGCCGCGGTCCTTGCGCAGTTCCTGCTGCAGTTCGGCGTCCTCGGCGATCAACTTCAGCGCGGTCGAGATGAGCCGCACCGTGGTCTCCTGTCCCGCGGTGTAGAGGTTCGCCGCGATCCGCACGACGTCCATCACCTCCGGGGTGGAGCCGTCGGGGAACTTCGCGGCGGCCATCTCCGTCAACGCGTCGTCGCGCGGGTTGGCGCGACGGTCGGCGATGTAGGCCGAGAACTTCTCGTAGAGGTATTC
This DNA window, taken from Mycolicibacterium sp. MU0050, encodes the following:
- a CDS encoding ferredoxin, with protein sequence MKVSVNDGLCRGHGVCVALCPEVFTLTDWGYAEAIEDDVAPEHHAAVREAIEACPEHAITES
- a CDS encoding cytochrome P450, producing the protein MTELEQLDFFKDPSLVEDPYPYMEAMRNGCPVRREPHQNVLVVTGYEEAVAVFSDADTFSSCTAVTGPFPGFPVPIEGAADDVSDLIEQYREQLPFSDQVTVMDPPKHTEHRALLMGLITPKRLKSNEDFMWRHADNYLEPYLNAGGGDAIKGFAVPFTLGIIADLLGVPEEDRPEFSRHMNHSAGGVGGTDNKALAHSPLEYLYEKFSAYIADRRANPRDDALTEMAAAKFPDGSTPEVMDVVRIAANLYTAGQETTVRLISTALKLIAEDAELQQELRKDRGKISNFIEECLRFESPVKGDFRLAKRKTTVGGVDVPAGATVMVMNGAANRDPAQFEDPNTLDINRSNARRHLAFGRGPHSCPGAPLARAEARVSLERILDRTSDIRLSEEHHGPAGARRFNYVPTFILRGLTELHLEVTPAEPEAARS